Below is a window of Halobaculum lipolyticum DNA.
GTCGGCGATGTCCTGCAGTCCGCTGTTGGCGCGCTTCGTCACCGTGTACACCGCGCGCTCGCCGGGGACGCGCAGCCCGTACAGGTAGCCCGGGTCGACCTCGTCGAGGTCGACGGCGTCGTCGGGGGCGCGGCCGTGCTCGCGCGTCCACTCGACGAGGCGGTTCTCTCCCTCGCCGGTGGCCGCCTCGCGCATGAGCCGGCGGTTGTCGTAGGCGCCGCGCACGAGCAGGCCCTTCGCGTCGCTGGTCACCGTCGCGTGGCGCTGGGCGCCGTCGAGGACGAGCCGGATCTCGTCGCCGGCGGCGAGGTCGGCGTCGTCGGGGATCCGCAGACAGGGGAGTCTGGTGCCGCCCGAGCGCGCGAGGCGCGCCCGGAACGTCGCGACCTCGGCGGCGTCGCTGGCGAGTCTGTCGCTCACGGTCGGGTGTGGGCGCGCTCGGAGAAGGGGGTTCCGGAGTTACTCCTCGTCGTCTTCGTCGTCGTCCGCCTCGGCCTCCGCCTCGTCGTCGTCGTCCTCGGTCTCGCCGAGCGCCTCGGCGATGGAGCCGCCGACGCGGGCGTTGATCTGGACGGTCTCCTCGGTGACCTGCCGGCCGCGGACGGTGACGCGCTTGCGCTCGCCGTCGCGGGAGGGCTTGTAGCCGACGCCGCCCTCCAGCAGCAGTTCCTTCAGGTCGCCGCCGGGGACGTCCTCGCGCATCGGGCGCCCGGCCTTGTCCGAGCCGCCGGTGATCGTCAGGTCGGCGCCGTCGGCGCCGACGGCCGTCCCGTCGACCTCCTCGCCGATCTCGCGTCCGAGGAATCGGTTCGCGTCCTGCCCGTCCACGTCGAACTGCCGCGTGTCGCCGGCGTCGTCGCCCACGACGATCTTGAATTCGGCCATTACGGAGTACTGTTCGGCGGCGAGAGAAAAGACCGTCGAAAGCGCGGGCGAGAACCGACGGTTCGAGCCAACGTCTGTGTGCGGCGAGGTGTCATCGGGCGAACGAAGTGCGCCCGCGTGGCCCGAACCGCAGACACGGAAGCGTGGTCCGGGGCCGTGAGGCCGATGACCACGGCGAACGGCGGCGCGCTCGCGGGCGCGCCGCCCGTACGGGACGCGTCGGCCGAGGTGCACGAGGCCGAGCGACGCGACCCGAGAGCGGGCGTCGCGAGCGGGACGACCGACGACGGACGTCGACTACTCGCCGGGCACCGCCACCGCGCCGACTCGCGCCCGCGGCGCCCCACGGTAGGTGCCGACGCCGACCTCCTCCTCGCCCGTCGCCGCGACCCACCCCGGCCCGGCGCCGGCGACGACGACGCCCGTCGACTGTCGGAAGGAGTTGCCCGTCCAGCCGCCGGCGAACCAGTCGTTTCGCGCCTCGTACGTCACGAGCACGTCCACCGTCGTGTTCGCGGACGCGTCGTACGAGAGGAACGCGCGCGTGCCGAAGCGGCGACAGACGCGGTCGCCGGAGCCGGGGAGGTCGCACTCGACGGCGGTCGCGTTCGCCCGCGGCGCCAACACCGGCTCGGAGCCGACCGGCGAGCGCGTGTCGATCGGCTCGTCGAACGCCAGTTCGACGTGGACGAGGTAGTAGTCGAGCGTCCGGATCGGGGTGGTTCCGGGGGCGAGCGTCGGCGTCGACGCGCTCGGGGTGTCCGTCGGCCCGCCGGGGGTGACCGGCCGCGGCGGCGGCCGCTCGCGGTAGTTCGGCTCCAGTTTCGGCACCGACACCGCGAGCATCGGACCGGAGGCGGTGTCGGCGACCGACACCGACCAGTCGGGCGGCACGTCGACGGCGCCGGGCGGTCCCGACGCGAGCGCGTCGCCGACGGGGCTGGTGCCGTTCTCGACGGGCACCGGGAGGTACAGCGTCACGTTCGTCAGCGTCGCGTCCGGCTGGACGTACGCGCGGTACTCGGCGGTGTGGCTGTACGACTCCGGCACGGGCTGGACGAACCGGTAGAACGCGACCCCGACCGCGCCGGCGGCGACGAGGAGGACGACGAGCACGACCGCGAGGGCGACCCGGAGACGACGGTCCATTCGGCCGCCCGGTCGCGACGCGACGACAAAACGCCACCGGCGGCCCGCCGCTCGGCCCGGACGGGGCCGACGGG
It encodes the following:
- a CDS encoding DUF7112 family protein; this translates as MSDRLASDAAEVATFRARLARSGGTRLPCLRIPDDADLAAGDEIRLVLDGAQRHATVTSDAKGLLVRGAYDNRRLMREAATGEGENRLVEWTREHGRAPDDAVDLDEVDPGYLYGLRVPGERAVYTVTKRANSGLQDIADSLYDDS
- a CDS encoding 30S ribosomal protein S6e; translation: MAEFKIVVGDDAGDTRQFDVDGQDANRFLGREIGEEVDGTAVGADGADLTITGGSDKAGRPMREDVPGGDLKELLLEGGVGYKPSRDGERKRVTVRGRQVTEETVQINARVGGSIAEALGETEDDDDEAEAEADDDEDDEE